The following proteins are encoded in a genomic region of Hemibagrus wyckioides isolate EC202008001 linkage group LG29, SWU_Hwy_1.0, whole genome shotgun sequence:
- the LOC131348847 gene encoding macrophage mannose receptor 1-like isoform X1, translating into MKPNLFLLLCLTGLIPVVISRLRTIHHNYHLIKESYSWPMAQNYCRVMYTDMATIVTDDDWLRLNEEAVSKGYTGYSWIGLYNDVNSWRWSLNELPLKNVTYTNWYTGQPDNYAGKEACGIIKRVGLWSDIPCTWLRPIICYNDNFSGADKFIGISSPYMTWPQAQAYCRTHHTDLASALNSSDNNFLFQVSNIQGDSWIGLYRDTWKWSDGTITSNLPWAPGEPDNYWGKENCAAHYNNMFDDFSCSYQSYFYCHTILPVREQQIVRLQVKSDGSVLDPAVQSSILEQIKQKLAEKGMLENTKVTWRVQPDGNILHLKNKDDL; encoded by the exons ATGAAGCCGaacctttttcttctcctgtgtCTCACTG GTCTCATCCCAGTTGTCATATCCAGATTAAGAACCATCCATCACAATTATCACCTGATCAAGGAATCATATTCATGGCCAATGGCTCAGAATTACTGCAGGGTGATGTACACTGACATGGCAACAATCGTAACTGATGATGATTGGTTGCGACTAAACGAAGAAGCGGTGAGCAAAGGCTACACTGGATATTCCTGGATTGGATTGTACAATGATGTCAATAGCTGGCGCTGGTCATTAAACGAGCTCCCACTGAAGAATGTCACTTATACAAACTGGTACACTGGACAGCCGGATAATTATGCTGGAAAAGAGGCATGTGGTATAATTAAAAGAGTGGGACTCTGGTCAGATATTCCATGTACATGGCTAAGACCAATTATATGCTACAATG ATAATTTCAGTGGTGCTGACAAGTTCATCGGCATCTCTAGTCCTTATATGACCTGGCCTCAAGCTCAGGCTTACTGCCGAACACATCATACAGACTTGGCCAGTGCTCTAAACAGTTCAGATaacaacttcctgtttcaggtGAGCAATATCCAGGGTGATTCCTGGATTGGACTCTACAGAGACACATGGAAGTGGTCAGATGGGACAATCACTTCAAACCTACCATGGGCACCTGGAGAACCTGATAATTATTGGGGCAAAGAGAACTGTGCAGCACATTATAACAACATGTTTGATGATTTTTCATGCAGCTACCAAAGCTATTTCTACTGTCACACCA TTCTACCAGTGAGGGAACAGCAGATTGTAAGACTGCAGGTGAAGTCTGATGGCAGTGTGTTAGATCCTGCTGTACAGTCGTCTATTTTAGAGCAG ATCAAGCAAAAACTGGCAGAAAAGGGCATGTTAGAGAACACCAAAGTGACCTGGAGGGTGCAGCCAGATGGAAACATCTTACACTTGAAAAACAAGGATGATCTGTAA
- the LOC131348847 gene encoding macrophage mannose receptor 1-like isoform X2, which produces MAQNYCRVMYTDMATIVTDDDWLRLNEEAVSKGYTGYSWIGLYNDVNSWRWSLNELPLKNVTYTNWYTGQPDNYAGKEACGIIKRVGLWSDIPCTWLRPIICYNDNFSGADKFIGISSPYMTWPQAQAYCRTHHTDLASALNSSDNNFLFQVSNIQGDSWIGLYRDTWKWSDGTITSNLPWAPGEPDNYWGKENCAAHYNNMFDDFSCSYQSYFYCHTILPVREQQIVRLQVKSDGSVLDPAVQSSILEQIKQKLAEKGMLENTKVTWRVQPDGNILHLKNKDDL; this is translated from the exons ATGGCTCAGAATTACTGCAGGGTGATGTACACTGACATGGCAACAATCGTAACTGATGATGATTGGTTGCGACTAAACGAAGAAGCGGTGAGCAAAGGCTACACTGGATATTCCTGGATTGGATTGTACAATGATGTCAATAGCTGGCGCTGGTCATTAAACGAGCTCCCACTGAAGAATGTCACTTATACAAACTGGTACACTGGACAGCCGGATAATTATGCTGGAAAAGAGGCATGTGGTATAATTAAAAGAGTGGGACTCTGGTCAGATATTCCATGTACATGGCTAAGACCAATTATATGCTACAATG ATAATTTCAGTGGTGCTGACAAGTTCATCGGCATCTCTAGTCCTTATATGACCTGGCCTCAAGCTCAGGCTTACTGCCGAACACATCATACAGACTTGGCCAGTGCTCTAAACAGTTCAGATaacaacttcctgtttcaggtGAGCAATATCCAGGGTGATTCCTGGATTGGACTCTACAGAGACACATGGAAGTGGTCAGATGGGACAATCACTTCAAACCTACCATGGGCACCTGGAGAACCTGATAATTATTGGGGCAAAGAGAACTGTGCAGCACATTATAACAACATGTTTGATGATTTTTCATGCAGCTACCAAAGCTATTTCTACTGTCACACCA TTCTACCAGTGAGGGAACAGCAGATTGTAAGACTGCAGGTGAAGTCTGATGGCAGTGTGTTAGATCCTGCTGTACAGTCGTCTATTTTAGAGCAG ATCAAGCAAAAACTGGCAGAAAAGGGCATGTTAGAGAACACCAAAGTGACCTGGAGGGTGCAGCCAGATGGAAACATCTTACACTTGAAAAACAAGGATGATCTGTAA